The following proteins come from a genomic window of Mauremys mutica isolate MM-2020 ecotype Southern chromosome 7, ASM2049712v1, whole genome shotgun sequence:
- the LRIT1 gene encoding leucine-rich repeat, immunoglobulin-like domain and transmembrane domain-containing protein 1: MWITVGLVCCLVFGGLPSAHCTCPSQCSCTFYSINEGTKARTVLCNDPEMTLTPVNIPGDTSKLRIEKTAIRRVPGEAFHSLRNLEYLWMPYNSLASVSVITFRGLRRLQELRLDGNDLILFPWEVLADMPQLRLLDLHNNELTSISAEAARYIKNITYLDLSSNKLMTLPQELISTWANLQAVPYFPNDNSKIILGLQDNPWVCDCSLYEMVHFLNFQSPNIAFIEPRLKCFTPRSLAGVFFSQVELRKCQSPVVHTSVAKVKTILGSTVLLRCGTTGVPIPELSWRRADGNQLNGTVHQEISSDGMSWSILGLPVVSYLDSGEYICKAKNFLGATEAFISLIITDSEDTDDPNANSKGVWNGKVSGMEAAAYNDKLVARYVITTSTSPTLGARPVRVNTEENLGFQNEAQNMVKEQNSNPRNLLSSLPPGQQEPERIVRSVRVIGDTDQSVSLAWKAPQAKNTTIFSVLYAIFGEREMRRISVEPGKTKITIDGLMPKTKYIVCVCVKGLIPRKEQCIIFSTDEVASAGGTQKLINVVVISVACVIAVPLTLVVCCGALKRRCKKCLVRKPKEVQESYVTFESLSPGAKTKGVEGEYLTRHTPDESNRLLSARSSVDSEAIPKTEGQPNEYFC; encoded by the exons ATGTGGATCACGGTGGGCTTGGTCTGCTGCTTAGTTTTTGGAGGACTGCCTTCGGCTCACTGCACTTGCCCTTCCCAATGTAGCTGCACCTTCTATAGTATCAATGAAGGAACAAAAGCAAG AACTGTGCTGTGCAATGACCCAGAGATGACACTCACCCCTGTGAACATCCCAGGAGATACATCTAAACTTCGAATAGAAAAGACGGCCATCAGGAGAGTACCAGGAGAAGCTTTCCATTCTCTCCGTAACCTGGAATACCTCTGGATGCCCTACAATTCTTTGGCTAGTGTCAGTGTGATTACCTTTAGGGGTCTCCGCCGGTTACAGGAATTGAGACTGGATGGGAATGACTTAATCTTATTTCCATGGGAAGTTCTTGCAGACATGCCCCAGCTACGGCTGCTGGATTTACACAATAATGAACTCACCTCAATATCAGCAGAAGCTGCTCGTTACATCAAGAACATCACCTACTTGGATCTGTCTAGCAATAAATTGATGACTCTTCCTCAAGAGCTTATTTCAACCTGGGCTAACCTCCAGGCAGTTCCTTACTTCCCCAATGACAATTCCAAGATCATCTTAG GTTTGCAGGACAATCCTTGGGTGTGTGACTGCAGTCTGTATGAAATGGTCCATTTCCTAAACTTCCAGTCTCCTAACATAGCATTTATAGAACCAAGACTGAAATGCTTTACCCCACGGAGTCTTGCTGGAGTCTTCTTCAGTCAAGTTGAACTAAGAAAATGTCAAAGCCCTGTTGTACATACTTCTGTAGCCAAAGTGAAGACCATATTGGGTAGCACTGTGTTACTGCGGTGTGGTACTACTGGGGTACCTATTCCTGAACTCAGCTGGAGACGAGCTGATGGTAATCAACTCAATGGCACAG tgCACCAAGAAATTTCTAGTGATGGAATGAGCTGGTCTATTTTAGGCTTGCCTGTAGTCTCCTATCTGGATTCTGGAGAGTACATTTGTAAGGCAAAGAACTTCCTGGGGGCTACAGAGGCTTTCATATCCCTCATCATCACTGATTCTGAAGACACTGATGACCCTAATGCTAACTCTAAAGGAGTATGGAATGGGAAGGTGAGTGGGATGGAAGCAGCTGCTTACAATGATAAGCTGGTGGCTAGGTACGTTATCACAACCTCAACTTCACCTACATTAGGTGCCAGACCAGTCCGTGTTAACACAGAAGAGAATCTAGGGTTCCAGAATGAGGCACAGAATATGGTTAAGGAGCAGAATAGCAATCCAAGAAATCTTCTATCAAGTCTACCCCCTGGTCAACAGGAGCCAGAACGTATAGTGAGGTCTGTCAGAGTGATAGGAGACACGGATCAAAGTGTCTCATTGGCCTGGAAAGCTCCTCAGGCAAAGAACACAACCATATTCAGTGTCCTCTATGCCATTTTTGGAGAAAGGGAAATGCGCAGAATCAGTGTGGAGCCAGGTAAGACTAAGATCACCATTGACGGGCTGATGCCAAAGACCAAATAcatagtgtgtgtctgtgtgaaaggGCTGATCCCCAGGAAGGAGCAATGCATCATATTTTCCACAGATGAAGTTGCCAGTGCCGGTGGAACCCAAAAACTCATTAATGTGGTGGTGATCAGTGTGGCCTGTGTCATTGCTGTGCCTCTGACCCTAGTGGTCTGCTGTGGGGCATTGAAAAGGCGCTGCAAAAAATGCTTAGTGCGGAAACCCAAGGAAGTTCAGGAGTCCTATGTCACATTTGAAAGTCTGTCTCCGGGGGCCAAAACTAAAGGAGTGGAAGGAGAATACTTGACTAGACACACCCCAGATGAGTCTAACAGGCTGCTGTCTGCACGATCTAGCGTGGACTCAGAAGCAATACCAAAGACAGAGGGGCAACCCAATGAGTACTTTTGCTGA